The Amaranthus tricolor cultivar Red isolate AtriRed21 chromosome 6, ASM2621246v1, whole genome shotgun sequence genome has a segment encoding these proteins:
- the LOC130816125 gene encoding mitochondrial carrier protein CoAc2 isoform X1, translated as MARREEREQEGISFHGIIDCMPLFAKELIAGGVAGGVAKSAVAPLERIKILFQTRQAEFKSVGLLGSFSKIARTEGILGFYRGNGASVARIVPYAALHYMAYEEYRRWIILAYPDVWKGPVLDLLAGSFAGGTAVLFTYPLDLVRTKLAYQVVGPANLNGKGLVGNEELYRGIHDCFSKTYKESGVKGLYRGAAPSLYGIFPYAGLKFYFYEEMKSHVPEEHKKDISVKLICGSVAGLLGQTLTYPLDVVRRQMQVERMSNATNKKGTFHTLVTIAREQGWKHLFSGLSLNYLKVVPSVAIGFTVYDTMKSFLQMPLRDEAVIEVASKHTNDQPSSIHSLK; from the exons ATGGCGAGGAGAGAAGAGAGAGAACAAGAAGGAATCTCATTCCATGGAATCATTGATTGTATGCCCCTTTTTGCTAAAGAACTTATCGCTGGTGGTGTTGCTGGTGGCGTCGCTAAGAGTGCTGTCGCTCCCCTTGAACGAATCAAGATTCTTTTCCAG ACAAGACAAGCAGAATTCAAAAGTGTTGGGTTATTAGGATCCTTTTCTAAGATAGCTAGAACAGAAGGAATACTTGGTTTCTACAG aGGAAATGGAGCAAGTGTTGCACGAATCGTTCCTTATGCAGCTCTGCATTACATGGCATATGAGGAGTACAGACGATGGATAATTCTTGCTTACCCTGATGTCTGGAAAGGCCCTGTGCTTGATCTTTTGGCGGGATCATTTGCTGGTGGAACTGCTGTTCTTTTTACATATCCTCTTGATTTGGTTCGGACAAAGTTGGCGTATCAG GTTGTTGGACCTGCCAATTTAAATGGTAAAGGCCTTGTTGGAAATGAAGAATTGTATAGAGGTATTCATGACTGCTTTTCGAAGACGTATAAAGAGTCTGGAGTAAAAGGTCTTTACCGGGGTGCAG CACCATCACTTTATGGTATATTTCCATATGCGGGTCTGAAATTTTACTTTTACGAAGAGATGAAGTCTCACGTACCTGAGGAACACAAGAAAGACATCTCGGTGAAGTTGATTTGTGGCTCTGTTGCTGGATTGTTGGGCCAAACCCTCACATACCCTCTTGATGTTGTGAGGCGGCAAATGCAG GTTGAGCGCATGTCTAATGCTACCAACAAAAAAGGAACATTTCACACACTTGTTACTATAGCACGAGAGCAAGGGTGGAAGCATTTGTTTTCGGgactaagtttgaactatttgAAG gTTGTACCCTCAGTTGCTATCGGCTTCACTGTGTATGATACAATGAAATCATTCCTGCAAATGCCCTTACGAGATGAAGCTGTTATCGAAGTGGCTTCAAAACACACAAATGATCAACCATCATCAATAcattctttaaaataa
- the LOC130816125 gene encoding mitochondrial carrier protein CoAc2 isoform X2 — protein sequence MESLIVCPFLLKNLSLVVLLVASLRVLSLPLNESRFFSRGNGASVARIVPYAALHYMAYEEYRRWIILAYPDVWKGPVLDLLAGSFAGGTAVLFTYPLDLVRTKLAYQVVGPANLNGKGLVGNEELYRGIHDCFSKTYKESGVKGLYRGAAPSLYGIFPYAGLKFYFYEEMKSHVPEEHKKDISVKLICGSVAGLLGQTLTYPLDVVRRQMQVERMSNATNKKGTFHTLVTIAREQGWKHLFSGLSLNYLKVVPSVAIGFTVYDTMKSFLQMPLRDEAVIEVASKHTNDQPSSIHSLK from the exons ATGGAATCATTGATTGTATGCCCCTTTTTGCTAAAGAACTTATCGCTGGTGGTGTTGCTGGTGGCGTCGCTAAGAGTGCTGTCGCTCCCCTTGAACGAATCAAGATTCTTTTCCAG aGGAAATGGAGCAAGTGTTGCACGAATCGTTCCTTATGCAGCTCTGCATTACATGGCATATGAGGAGTACAGACGATGGATAATTCTTGCTTACCCTGATGTCTGGAAAGGCCCTGTGCTTGATCTTTTGGCGGGATCATTTGCTGGTGGAACTGCTGTTCTTTTTACATATCCTCTTGATTTGGTTCGGACAAAGTTGGCGTATCAG GTTGTTGGACCTGCCAATTTAAATGGTAAAGGCCTTGTTGGAAATGAAGAATTGTATAGAGGTATTCATGACTGCTTTTCGAAGACGTATAAAGAGTCTGGAGTAAAAGGTCTTTACCGGGGTGCAG CACCATCACTTTATGGTATATTTCCATATGCGGGTCTGAAATTTTACTTTTACGAAGAGATGAAGTCTCACGTACCTGAGGAACACAAGAAAGACATCTCGGTGAAGTTGATTTGTGGCTCTGTTGCTGGATTGTTGGGCCAAACCCTCACATACCCTCTTGATGTTGTGAGGCGGCAAATGCAG GTTGAGCGCATGTCTAATGCTACCAACAAAAAAGGAACATTTCACACACTTGTTACTATAGCACGAGAGCAAGGGTGGAAGCATTTGTTTTCGGgactaagtttgaactatttgAAG gTTGTACCCTCAGTTGCTATCGGCTTCACTGTGTATGATACAATGAAATCATTCCTGCAAATGCCCTTACGAGATGAAGCTGTTATCGAAGTGGCTTCAAAACACACAAATGATCAACCATCATCAATAcattctttaaaataa
- the LOC130816126 gene encoding endochitinase EP3-like, with translation MGSQAPTFTILIVIVLACISSALVSAQNCGCAAGLCCSKWGYCGTTSAYCGDGCQQGPCYSSTTPKPTPSGSVSVSGLVTDAFFNGIISQAGSGCAGKNFYSRSAFLSAVSHYPQFGTTGSSDDAKREVAAFFAHVTHETGHFCYIEEIRKSTYCQSSSTWPCNPNKQYYGRGPIQITWNYNYGPAGQSIGFDGLNAPETVANNPVIAFRTAFWFWMNNVHSRIVSGQGFGSTIRAVNGGECGGGNAAAVRARVGYYTQYCKQFGVSPGNNISC, from the exons ATGGGTTCACAAGCTCCAACATTCACCATACTCATAGTCATAGTCCTAGCTTGTATATCAAGCGCACTAGTTTCTGCACAAAACTGCGGGTGTGCAGCAGGCTTGTGCTGCAGCAAATGGGGCTACTGTGGCACCACTTCCGCCTACTGCGGGGATGGGTGCCAACAGGGTCCTTGTTATTCATCAACAACCCCAAAACCAACCCCAAGTGGTTCTGTTTCGGTCTCGGGTTTAGTAACTGATGCTTTCTTCAATGGTATCATAAGCCAAGCAGGCTCTGGTTGTGCTGGTAAGAATTTCTATAGCAGATCTGCTTTCTTGAGTGCTGTCTCTCATTATCCCCAGTTTGGTACTACTGGATCCTCTGATGATGCTAAGCGGGAAGTTGCTGCTTTTTTTGCCCATGTCACCCATGAAACTGGAC ATTTTTGCTACATAGAGGAGATCCGAAAATCAACTTACTGTCAATCAAGCAGTACATGGCCATGCAACCCTAACAAGCAATACTACGGCAGAGGACCGATTCAGATTACATGGAACTATAACTACGGTCCAGCAGGTCAAAGCATTGGATTCGATGGTCTAAATGCACCTGAAACAGTTGCTAACAACCCGGTTATAGCCTTCCGGACAGCCTTCTGGTTTTGGATGAACAATGTGCACTCTCGGATTGTCTCGGGTCAAGGGTTCGGATCAACTATTCGAGCGGTCAATGGCGGAGAATGTGGTGGTGGTAATGCTGCAGCTGTTCGTGCACGTGTAGGGTACTATACTCAGTATTGTAAGCAGTTTGGAGTGTCTCCTGGAAATAACATTTCCTGCTAA
- the LOC130816127 gene encoding chitinase 5-like: MSSLSPILAILLAIGCVASTFLGAAAQNCGCATDVCCSKWGYCGTTADYCGDGCQSGPCYSSTTVSVPNLVTDAFFNGIISQASSSCAGKSFYSRSAFLSAFQYYPGFGTGGSSDDTKREVAAFFAHVTHETGHFCYIEEIVKSTYCQASTTWPCNPNKQYYGRGPIQITWNYNYGPAGQSIGFDGLNEPETVANNPIIAFRTAFWFWMNNVHSLIISGQGFGATIRAINGGECNGGNTPAVNARVSYYTQYCSQFGVSPGSNLYC; this comes from the exons ATGTCTTCCCTTAGTCCAATCTTAGCCATACTCCTAGCAATTGGTTGTGTAGCATCAACCTTTCTAGGCGCTGCAGCACAAAACTGCGGTTGCGCGACTGATGTGTGCTGCAGCAAATGGGGTTACTGTGGCACAACAGCTGATTATTGTGGAGATGGGTGTCAAAGTGGGCCATGTTATTCTTCTACCACagtgagtgttccaaatttggtAACAGATGCTTTTTTTAATGGAATTATAAGCCAAGCCAGTTCAAGTTGTGCTGGTAAAAGTTTTTATAGCAGATCTGCTTTTCTAAGTGCTTTCCAATATTATCCTGGGTTTGGAACCGGTGGATCCTCTGATGATACTAAACGTGAAGTTGCTGCATTCTTTGCCCATGTTACTCACGAAACTGGAC ATTTTTGCTACATAGAAGAGATAGTGAAATCAACCTATTGTCAAGCAAGCACAACATGGCCATGCAATCCCAACAAGCAATACTATGGAAGGGGTCCCATTCAAATTACTTGGAACTACAACTACGGACCAGCAGGACAAAGCATAGGATTTGACGGTTTAAATGAACCCGAAACCGTGGCTAACAATCCAATTATCGCCTTTAGAACCGCCTTTTGGTTCTGGATGAACAATGTGCACTCTCTTATTATCTCCGGCCAAGGGTTCGGCGCCACCATTCGCGCTATCAATGGAGGGGAATGTAATGGCGGAAACACACCTGCCGTAAATGCTCGTGTATCGTACTACACTCAATATTGTTCACAATTTGGTGTTTCTCCTGGGAGTAACCTTTATTGCTAA